A section of the Aigarchaeota archaeon genome encodes:
- a CDS encoding deoxyhypusine synthase family protein, whose translation MNGQQYLREPIKSIKLDENTNLVGLVEQFRYTSYQSRNLYNAFHVMELMQTDPDRPIVFLTLAGAMIPAGIKGVLNEMMKRKMVDVIISTGANVTHDVVESLGFPHYKGSPYADDEELRKAGICRIYDTFLQEDGFWKEQEIVFKVAEIIGDKTCSSREFLYELGRELRNHESFVSLAAELGVPIFCPALNDSDIGIALTKYYEQKRGKDMFKIDPIRDNYEIFQIFAKAKKTGIIIIGGGVPRNYGQQIPVIAEVLLKKPARINMGLGHDYGILITTDDPKWGGLSGSTFSEAISWGKYSTEARKAEVYCDATIAFPLIVGAVIQKIGKQLDTKPRCRFIWEGDTLRDVVFEK comes from the coding sequence ATGAACGGGCAGCAGTATCTTCGCGAACCTATTAAATCCATCAAGCTTGACGAAAACACAAACCTTGTAGGTTTAGTCGAACAATTTAGATATACCTCCTATCAAAGCAGGAACCTCTACAATGCTTTCCATGTGATGGAACTTATGCAGACGGATCCTGATAGGCCAATAGTTTTTTTAACACTTGCAGGTGCGATGATTCCAGCTGGTATAAAGGGTGTACTAAACGAAATGATGAAGAGAAAGATGGTGGACGTGATAATATCGACCGGCGCAAACGTAACGCATGATGTTGTCGAGAGCCTTGGCTTCCCTCACTATAAAGGATCACCATATGCAGACGACGAAGAACTAAGAAAGGCTGGAATATGTAGAATTTATGACACGTTCCTCCAGGAAGACGGCTTTTGGAAGGAACAGGAAATCGTCTTTAAGGTTGCGGAGATAATCGGAGATAAAACTTGCTCCAGCCGAGAATTCCTTTACGAACTTGGAAGGGAACTCAGAAACCATGAATCATTTGTAAGCTTGGCAGCGGAGCTTGGTGTACCCATATTCTGCCCAGCGTTAAATGATAGCGATATAGGTATAGCCCTCACGAAATATTATGAACAAAAACGTGGCAAGGATATGTTCAAGATAGATCCTATAAGGGATAACTACGAAATATTTCAAATATTCGCAAAAGCAAAGAAGACCGGTATAATAATAATAGGTGGTGGTGTTCCACGAAACTATGGGCAGCAGATACCAGTAATAGCAGAGGTTTTACTAAAAAAGCCGGCTAGAATTAATATGGGACTTGGACATGATTATGGTATACTCATAACTACCGATGATCCGAAGTGGGGCGGACTTAGCGGTAGCACATTCTCGGAGGCAATATCATGGGGTAAATATTCAACCGAAGCACGTAAGGCAGAGGTTTACTGTGATGCAACTATAGCCTTTCCACTAATAGTAGGTGCTGTCATTCAGAAGATCGGCAAGCAGTTAGATACGAAGCCAAGATGTAGGTTTATTTGGGAAGGTGATACGCTTAGGGATGTGGTGTTCGAAAAGTAA